From Strix uralensis isolate ZFMK-TIS-50842 chromosome 1, bStrUra1, whole genome shotgun sequence, a single genomic window includes:
- the SRD5A1 gene encoding 3-oxo-5-alpha-steroid 4-dehydrogenase 1: MGMGTEIGGGVCGFWRRVSGPEEQRLLGFLSYGLVALGAAAALLLCFVPMPYGRYSSRRFGWLLPARPAWALQELPSLLVPLGLAACGGAVAAAWPNRLLLGCFVVHYAHRALIFPLLIREGKPTPFFTFVLALLFCVYNGYLQGRSLSNYAKYPSGWLKEPCFITGFIGWLIGMAVNIHSDHILRNLRKPGETGYKIPRGGMFEYVSGANFFGEILEWFGFALACCTIESLAFALCTLFILGSRAKQHHQWYLEKFEDYPKNRKIVIPFVY, from the exons atggggatggggacggagaTCGGCGGCGGCGTGTGCGGGTTCTGGCGGCGGGTGTCGGGCCCGGAGGAGCAGCGACTGCTGGGGTTCCTCTCGTACGGGCTGGTGGCgctgggcgccgccgccgccctgctGCTCTGCTTCGTCCCCATGCCCTACGGCCGGTACTCCTCGCGGCGCTTCGGCTGGctgctgcccgcccgccccgcctgggccctgcaggagctgcccTCCCTCCTCGTCCCGCTGGGGCTCGCCGCCTGCGGCGGGGCGGTCGCCGCTGCCTGGCCCAACCgcctgctgctgggctgcttcGTCGTGCACTACGCGCACAG GGCACTCATATTTCCTCTTCTGATCCGGGAAGGAAAACCAACTCCATTTTTCACTTTTGTGCTAGCGCTTCTATTCTGTGTTTACAATGGATACTTGCAAGGCCGAAGCTTAAGCAACTATGCAAAATACCCTTCAGGCTGGTTAAAAGAGCCATGTTTCATTACAG GTTTTATAGGATGGTTGATTGGCATGGCAGTCAATATTCATTCTGATCATATTCTCAGAAATCTGAGAAAACCAGGGGAAACTGGTTACAAGATACCGAGAG GAGGAATGTTTGAGTACGTCAGTGGAGCCAACTTTTTTGGAGAGATCTTGGAATGGTTTGGTTTTGCCCTTGCCTGCTGCACCATTGAAAGCCTTGCATTTGCGTTGTGTACACTTTTCATCTTGGGTTCAAGGGCAAAGCAACACCACCA ATGGTACCTTGAGAAATTTGAAGACTacccaaagaacagaaaaattgtgATCCCATTTGTGTACTGA